One region of Citrus sinensis mitochondrion, complete genome genomic DNA includes:
- the atp6 gene encoding ATPase subunit 6, with protein MKIGNLYFSFTNSSLFMLLTLSLFLLLVHFVTKKGGGNLVPNAWQSLVEFIYDFVLNLVNEQIGGLSGNVKQKFFPCILVTFTFLLFCNLQGMIPYSFTVTSHFLITLGLSFSIFIGITIVGFQRNGLHFLSFFLPAGVPLPLAPFLVLLELISYCFRALSLGIRLFANMMAGHSLVKILSGFAWTMLCMNNIFYFIGDLGPLFIVLALTGLELGVAILQAYVFTILICIYLNDAINLH; from the coding sequence ATGAAAATAGGAAACTTGTATTTCTCATTCACAAATTCATCTTTGTTTATGCTGCTAACTCTGAGTTTGTTCCTACTTCTGGTTCATTTTGTTACTAAAAAGGGAGGAGGCAATTTAGTCCCAAATGCTTGGCAATCCTTGGTAGAGTTTATTTATGATTTCGTGCTGAACCTGGTAAACGAACAAATAGGTGGTCTTTCCGGAAATGTGAAACAAAAGTTTTTCCCTTGCATCTTGGTCACTTTTACTTTTTTGTTATTTTGTAATCTCCAGGGTATGATACCTTATAGCTTCACAGTTACAAGCCATTTTCTCATTACTTTGGGTCTCTCATTTTCCATTTTTATTGGCATTACTATAGTGGGATTTCAAAGAAATGGGCTTCATTTTTTAAGCTTCTTCTTACCTGCAGGAGTCCCACTGCCGTTAGCGCCTTTTTTAGTACTCCTTGAGCTAATCTCTTATTGTTTTCGCGCATTAAGCTTAGGAATACGTTTATTTGCTAATATGATGGCCGGTCATAGTTTAGTAAAGATTTTAAGTGGGTTCGCTTGGACTATGCTATGTATGAATAATATTTTCTATTTCATAGGGGATCTTGGTCCTTTATTTATAGTTCTTGCATTAACCGGCCTGGAATTAGGTGTAGCTATATTACAAGCTTATGTTTTTACGATCTTAATCTGTATTTACTTGAATGATGCTATAAATCTCCATTAA